One Pseudomonadota bacterium genomic window, CGTGGCGTGAGACCATAAAGTGCATCATTGCATCGAGACGGTTCTCCATCAGGGCGAGCTGCTTGTCGGCTGTAATAACGATCGAATCAACTAAGGCGGCTATATTATACTTGCCGTAGCTGACCCCGGCCAGGACGCTATCAACCGTTGACCAGTTACCTCGGTCAACGTTCCAACCACCACCTGAGATTATCTGCCAGGACCAGGCCGGCACATCCTCCGACTCGCTTAATATAGAGATGACCTTTGAGCGCAGATCTGGAGCGAACGAATCTAGCAGAGCTCCGATTTCAGGGTCCTGCTTTAGGACAAGCTCGCCCAGGGCTTCATGCTCATCGGGTTGACATGGAAACCAGGTCTTAAAGGCCGTATGAGAGCCGGGGGCTATGTGGCCAACGTCGTGAAGTAAAGCGGCGACTAAGATCGCCGCTTTATACAGCTCTACGTCTTTTGGGTAGCGCGAAGCAAGTTTTTCAAGAACCAACTTTGCTAGATATGCAACTCCCAGACAGTGACCGAAACGTGAATGCTCCGAGAACATATAGACTAGGCGTGTATTGGCCGTTTGACTAATGTCGCGTAACCTTTGAAACCAGCACGTATCGATCAGATTAAGGATTAATCTCTCAGCGGGATCCTCTGGTGAAAATGATACCGAGGGGTGCACTACATCTGCGAAGGTTATATCGTTCATACGGGCTACCTTTTATCTGAATCTATCTCAGGAACAGGACGCTGAGAAACTACGGTTATTCCGAAGCTTGTTAAACCTGCTAGCAAACGCGAGCTGGAGGAGAGCACCTCTATCTTTGAGATCCCGAGGTCTCGTAAGATCTGCGCACCAACTCCGTATTCTCGCATCATATTGGCTGAACGTTGATCGGAGCCACTATTTGAGAGGGTCTGCACCTGTCCGCTTTTATCGTTAAGGAAGGGACGCCTAAGGTAGAGCAAAACACCGCAACCCCGTTCATTAATAGCGCTTAGAGAGCGGTGCAGCAAGGTTCTAGAGGAGGGTGCTCCAGCACTATCGCCACCACCAAAAACATCTGTAACGGTGCTCTCAACCTGCACCCTAACGAGAACCGGATTAGCCTCGGTAACATCTCCCTTGACCAGGGCGATATGTTCAACATCGTGTATGCGCGAACGGTAGACGATAGCGCGCAGCTCTCCAGCCTGAGTTGTGGGGAGCAGCGCCTCAGCGGCGCGCGTTATAAGGGGCTCCTTATTAAGTCGGTATTCGATCAGATCGGTTAGCGTTATGATGGGGAGTTGCTCACGGTATGCAAGAGCCGGAACTTCAGAAAGTGGGAGCAGATCGCCGCGCGCGTCAAGAAGATCCATAAAGAGAGCGGCATCGGTATAGCCAGACATTGTGACTAGATCAAGCGCCCCTTCTGCGATAGCGCTCTTAACTAAAACGCCGCCTTCGCGAGCTTCAACCGGAAAGATGTGCCCCGGTTTCACGAGGTCACGGGGTTGAGGATCTTTGCCTCCAAGCACCCGCAACGTTGCAGCTCTATCTGCTGCGCTGATACCGGTTGAGATCCCGTGTCGTGCCTCAACTGAGGTGTAGAGCGCAAGCCCACCCTGATTTTGAAGAACGGGTAGGGGTGAGGGGAGAGCAGGTCGCGCCATCGATTGAAGCATAAACGCGCTGGCTCGCTCAGATGATAACGAGACAAAGGTAAGTCCAGCGCTCAACGTTATGGCACGATTAACCACGCTAGGTGAGATCTCATATGCTGGAGCGATCAGAGCTGAACGTGGGGTTGGGGTTCCTGTATCGTCTATAAGGATTCCAAGACTGGTTGCCTTAAATTGCTCTAAAAACTGGGGGAGTAGCGACATGGTTCGATTACACCAAACTTTGCCCCTACTGTCACGGGCAGGGTGGCCCCACTAAAACCAACAGATATGGGAATAAATGATATGGCTAACTACCTGAATAGTATGAGGCAAAGTCGGCTTTGAGATAGTGTTTAAGGTTTCCACCAAAGGGGTCGAAGATATTCTTAGGCCAAGGAAGTCCTCACCAAGTAGTTCTAGTAGTTCAGGATGTGGTGTAAACATGGAAACAGAAGTAGTTGAAGTTGATCTCTCCAGTCAGGAAGGATTGGAGCTAGCGATAATTAGGGCGCGGCGTACAGCGTTCGTTGCCCGTTTTATAGTTCTGCGAGAATCAAAACGAACCAGAGCGCACCGCGCCATCGAGTTGATGGAGTGGGGGAACTTTACAACGGTAGAGGAGCTCGCAACCCGATTCCGCGCAGCCTTTGTCGCAAACGGGGACAATATGGTGCCCGTTGATCGCGATCTACGGCGCGCATTCGCGCACTCTCATCGCTCCCTTAAGTTCTTTGTCACAGAGTATTCGCTGCGGTCGACGCGCGACTTTATTGAGGCGTTAGAGGATTACGAGCGCTCAAATGAGCTTCTTTTTGGATTGGAGGATCAGCCCAAGCCGGGTGGTTGGCGGTTGCCACAAGAGCTAAGAAAGTTAAAGCAGGCTAAGGGCGTGATTCCTACCAAGAGGGGCGCCAAGAAAGATGGCGCGTCGCAGCGGCAGTAGGGGGAACATTTAGTTATTGGATGCGCTGATTTCGCGATGATCTTATTAGAACAACGCGTAGATAAAGGGCGATAGCGCCGAACCCTGCGTAGTTACTAGCAGTAGTCCTACTAGCAGAAACACTACCACCATTGGAACTAGCCACCACGCTTTTCTCTCGATCAGAAGCTGAAAGATCTGACGAATTGTATCTGTCCTACTCATCTCTATCCTATCGGTGTGGTTCAAGTTTGCTATAACACTCGCCCTGCAGAGAAGCTGTCCTAGCGCTCCGGCGACTACGCGGCAACCCTGCCCTCAAGCTCATCGTGCAACGGCTCAGGCGAGAGCTCCTTAACAATCTTATCAACTTCTTCGATTAGAGACCCGATCGCGTATGCCCAAACATACTGCCCAGCTTTATTGCCAGTTAGAACCTCGGCGATCTCGCTCTTTTCCTGAATGCGGTGTTTGATAAAAAGCTGCTTACTATCTGTAAGAAGAACCATATCGCTTGGATTTTTGTGAAGCTTCGGGAGACGCTTTCTTAGGTAGTCGATACCACGACGGAAGCGATTTACCGGAAGACCCTCACGCTTCATGCGGAAGAGCCAGCACAGAAGTATTAGATCCGGATACGAGTACCTGGGACGGCCACGACTTTTGGTCTTGCCGGAGGTCGGTACAAGATTAGTGCGTGCGTAGTAATTCAACAGGGCTAGACCGATCTTCTCGTTTCCACCGGTTAGCGTGCGCAGGATCCCCTGCACCTGTTTACCCGTGAATTCCCTGTCTAAAATGTGAACACTCATCCTCTGGCTCCTGAACAGCCGGTTACAACTTTATACTGCGAAAGTTACTACAAGCATCTTTAAGTAACGGTACAGCGCAGCTCGGGTTGGTGTCAATCTGGATTGTGCAGCGCAAGGGGGCTTTGCCGTGAAAATGCGAGCAAAGATGCTGAATAAGCTATTAAGGAGAGGTAGTTGCAGTAGCTGGCAGGGCCGAAATAATGGGAAATAATCCAAGCGCAATTGGAACCTCGTCTCGACCTGCAAAGTTTTCCTCACGAACCGCGCCCGCATGCCCCGGAATCTCACCAGCGAGATAGAGCTGAGAGGAGCCGCCCCCGTCAAGGTTTAAGGCATCGAGGCATTCAACAGCAGGGCTTAAGAGCAGATTTTGCAATAGCGGAAGCGATGAGCCAAATACCCCTGCGGTAACACGGTACAGCACAATTCGACCCTTGCTATCTAGGCATACGCCCGAGAGATTAGTTCTAAATGAGGACTCCTTAAGACCAGGGACTATCTGACCCTGAGAGATCAGGCGTGGCCCCGCCTGTGCTGCTTCAACAACCCCATTGATTGAAAAGGTATCGCGGTGAGTAATGCCGACCCCCTTAGAGGTAGCAAAGAGGATCCCGGTTAACGTCCCACCTCCGCGGTGAGCCTTCTGGTGAATTATCCCTCGACTGATTACGACCCCAAGGGCTTTGCCCTGTTCGTCAAAGAAGTTTGAATTTATACAGACTGAGGCCCCTGCAGCTCGGCAGAGAGAACGAATTGTGGCGTGCTTCCAGCCGTACTCCGAGGCCCGAATCGTCTGTAGATTAAAGCGTTGCAAGGCAGATCTAACCAGGACTATCGAGGCTGAAAAAACTGAGTCCTGATTAAGCTTTCCTGTTGCTTGTTCAAGATCGTCCCCGATCTTTTCCCATGCAAGCTGCGGGGCCTCTGCTCGGAGAAGAGATGGCAGTGCGCAAAATACCAGAGATATACAGCAGATGAGCCAAGATATCGCTCGAACTGCATGTATCATAAACATAAAGATACCCCGTTACTGATGTTCAGCGGGCTGCGCGCTAAGGCGCGCTTGCCTATTAGAAGTCCCTTCAAGTAAGCCTCTCTCAATAGATGCAGTGATTAACTGATAAAACTCATCCTTAAATTTGCTAATAAAGCTACGCACCGGCATAGCGATTGAATCGGCAAGCATGCAGATGGTATGACCCGCCATCTGATTGCAGATCGTCTCAAGAAGCTCAAGGTCTCCTGGTAAGCCATTACCATCGACCATGCGCTGAAAGATCTTTTCAACCCAGTGGCAACCCTCACGGCAGGGGGTGCACTGACCGCACGATTCGTGAGCATAGAAATGGGCTAGGTTCAGAATAGCATCAGCCATATCGACTGAATCATCCATAACGATTACCCCACCTGAGCCAAGAAAGGTGCCGAGCTTGTTCCAGCCCTCATAGTCCATGGTGGCGCCCTCAATCTCATCCGCACGTAATATAGGCATAGATGATCCTCCCGGGATAACGGCCTTTAACTTTGCGCCGTTGAGCATTCCGCCACATTCCTCTTCAAGAAAACGCGTGAAGGGATAGCCCATCTCTATTTCGTATACGCCCGGTTTGTTAATGTGTCCTGAGGCGGATACGAGCTTAGTGCCCTTTGATTTCTCTGTGCCGATCGCCGCATGCGCCTCTCCCCCGTTATTGAGGATCCATGGAACCGCGCAGAAGGTTTCAACGTTGTTGAGGATCGTTGGTGAGTAATAGAGCCCCATCGTTGCCGGAAAGAATGGGGGCTTTAGGCGAGGCTGCCCTTTTTTACCCTCCAGCGATTCTATTAGTCCGGTCTCCTCGCCACAGATATAAGCTCCAGCACCGCGGTGCACGACTAGGTGTAAAGAGTACCCAGTTCCGAAGATATTATCTCCAAGGTAACCCTTGGCATAACACTCATCGACCGCTTGTTTTAGCCTTGTGTATGGGAATGCGTACTCGCCCCTTATATAGACGCAC contains:
- a CDS encoding HD domain-containing protein: MNDITFADVVHPSVSFSPEDPAERLILNLIDTCWFQRLRDISQTANTRLVYMFSEHSRFGHCLGVAYLAKLVLEKLASRYPKDVELYKAAILVAALLHDVGHIAPGSHTAFKTWFPCQPDEHEALGELVLKQDPEIGALLDSFAPDLRSKVISILSESEDVPAWSWQIISGGGWNVDRGNWSTVDSVLAGVSYGKYNIAALVDSIVITADKQLALMENRLDAMMHFMVSRHAMYRQIYQHRVLLAADVINQAIVQRARDLGPTLEFADDIMQQVLAAKTVAELRADTIFQMRESWWRYHLCRWSQGSDAILKDLSERLLHRRLFKTIRCTSHTNMEALLVEARACLEKLGLDSRYYLHTITTADVHSGDTRQSMLVQLDDGQVITLSDADPMFQAMVSDARISKRAWIALPKEAKALLGHVR
- a CDS encoding 3,4-dihydroxy-2-butanone-4-phosphate synthase, whose amino-acid sequence is MSLLPQFLEQFKATSLGILIDDTGTPTPRSALIAPAYEISPSVVNRAITLSAGLTFVSLSSERASAFMLQSMARPALPSPLPVLQNQGGLALYTSVEARHGISTGISAADRAATLRVLGGKDPQPRDLVKPGHIFPVEAREGGVLVKSAIAEGALDLVTMSGYTDAALFMDLLDARGDLLPLSEVPALAYREQLPIITLTDLIEYRLNKEPLITRAAEALLPTTQAGELRAIVYRSRIHDVEHIALVKGDVTEANPVLVRVQVESTVTDVFGGGDSAGAPSSRTLLHRSLSAINERGCGVLLYLRRPFLNDKSGQVQTLSNSGSDQRSANMMREYGVGAQILRDLGISKIEVLSSSSRLLAGLTSFGITVVSQRPVPEIDSDKR
- a CDS encoding DUF5989 family protein, which codes for MSRTDTIRQIFQLLIERKAWWLVPMVVVFLLVGLLLVTTQGSALSPFIYALF
- a CDS encoding phosphodiester glycosidase family protein, translating into MFMIHAVRAISWLICCISLVFCALPSLLRAEAPQLAWEKIGDDLEQATGKLNQDSVFSASIVLVRSALQRFNLQTIRASEYGWKHATIRSLCRAAGASVCINSNFFDEQGKALGVVISRGIIHQKAHRGGGTLTGILFATSKGVGITHRDTFSINGVVEAAQAGPRLISQGQIVPGLKESSFRTNLSGVCLDSKGRIVLYRVTAGVFGSSLPLLQNLLLSPAVECLDALNLDGGGSSQLYLAGEIPGHAGAVREENFAGRDEVPIALGLFPIISALPATATTSP
- the nuoF gene encoding NADH-quinone oxidoreductase subunit NuoF; translated protein: MGQHRKILLEHIDQPDQHTITGYESRGGYTAIRKALATDPLVVIDEVKRSGLRGRGGAGFPAGQKWSFVPRNTGKPTYIICNADESEPGTFKDRLLLERLPHSVIEGMMIAAWSVQSHWMCVYIRGEYAFPYTRLKQAVDECYAKGYLGDNIFGTGYSLHLVVHRGAGAYICGEETGLIESLEGKKGQPRLKPPFFPATMGLYYSPTILNNVETFCAVPWILNNGGEAHAAIGTEKSKGTKLVSASGHINKPGVYEIEMGYPFTRFLEEECGGMLNGAKLKAVIPGGSSMPILRADEIEGATMDYEGWNKLGTFLGSGGVIVMDDSVDMADAILNLAHFYAHESCGQCTPCREGCHWVEKIFQRMVDGNGLPGDLELLETICNQMAGHTICMLADSIAMPVRSFISKFKDEFYQLITASIERGLLEGTSNRQARLSAQPAEHQ